A single region of the Enterobacter cloacae complex sp. R_G8 genome encodes:
- a CDS encoding xylose ABC transporter ATP-binding protein — translation MPYLLEMKSITKRFGAVKAVDNVSLRLNPGEVVSLCGENGSGKSTLMKVLCGIYPHGSYEGEIVFAGEVIQATHIRDTERKGIAIIHQELALVKHLTVLENIFLGAEISRRGVLDYDTMTLRCEKLLAQVSLAISPDTRVGDLGLGQQQLVEIAKALNKQVRLLILDEPTASLTEQETAVLLDIIRDLQNHGIACIYISHKLNEVKAISDTICVIRDGQHIGTREAEGMSEDDIITMMVGRELTALYPNEPHTTGDEVLRVENLTAWHPVNRHIKRVNNISFSLHRGEILGVAGLVGAGRTEAVQCLFGVWPGRWEGKVYIDGKPVKIDNCQQAIAHGIAMVPEDRKKDGIVPVMAVGKNITLAALDQFSGALSSLDDAAEQQCILQSLARLKVKTSSPELAIGRLSGGNQQKAILARCLLLNPRILILDEPTRGIDIGAKYEIYKLINQLVQQGIAVIVISSELPEVLGLSDRVLVMHEGKLKANLINQNLTQEQVMEAALRSERHVEKQSV, via the coding sequence ATGCCTTATTTACTTGAAATGAAGAGCATCACCAAGCGTTTTGGCGCGGTGAAAGCGGTCGATAACGTGAGCCTGCGGCTAAATCCTGGTGAAGTGGTTTCGCTCTGCGGCGAAAACGGTTCGGGTAAGTCGACGCTGATGAAAGTGTTGTGCGGGATCTATCCGCATGGCAGCTACGAAGGTGAAATTGTCTTTGCCGGTGAGGTCATTCAGGCCACCCACATTCGCGATACTGAACGTAAGGGTATCGCCATCATCCACCAGGAGCTGGCGCTGGTGAAGCATCTCACCGTGCTGGAGAATATTTTCCTCGGGGCCGAAATTTCGCGACGCGGCGTGCTGGATTACGACACCATGACGCTACGCTGTGAAAAACTGCTGGCGCAGGTCAGTCTGGCCATTTCGCCAGATACCCGCGTGGGAGACCTGGGTCTGGGGCAGCAACAGCTGGTTGAAATCGCTAAGGCGCTGAACAAACAGGTCAGGCTGCTGATCCTCGACGAACCCACGGCCTCTCTCACCGAACAGGAAACGGCCGTCCTGCTGGATATCATCCGCGATCTGCAAAACCACGGTATCGCCTGCATCTACATTTCGCACAAGCTCAACGAGGTCAAAGCCATTTCTGACACCATCTGCGTGATCCGCGATGGCCAACACATTGGCACACGAGAAGCCGAAGGCATGAGCGAGGATGACATCATCACCATGATGGTGGGGCGCGAGCTGACGGCCCTTTACCCGAATGAACCTCACACAACGGGTGATGAAGTATTACGCGTGGAGAACCTGACCGCGTGGCACCCGGTTAACCGCCATATCAAACGCGTTAACAACATCTCCTTTTCCCTGCACCGGGGTGAAATTCTCGGTGTTGCCGGGCTCGTCGGTGCCGGGCGGACTGAAGCCGTACAGTGCCTGTTCGGCGTCTGGCCAGGGCGCTGGGAAGGTAAGGTTTATATCGATGGTAAGCCGGTAAAAATCGACAACTGCCAGCAGGCGATTGCCCACGGAATTGCCATGGTGCCGGAAGACCGCAAAAAAGACGGCATCGTGCCGGTAATGGCGGTGGGTAAAAACATCACGCTCGCGGCACTCGATCAGTTCTCCGGCGCGCTGAGCAGCCTTGATGATGCCGCTGAGCAACAGTGCATTCTGCAGTCTCTCGCCCGGCTCAAAGTGAAAACATCCTCCCCGGAGTTAGCCATTGGACGCCTGAGCGGAGGCAACCAGCAAAAAGCCATTCTGGCGCGCTGCCTGCTCCTCAATCCACGCATCTTGATCCTGGATGAGCCGACGCGTGGCATTGATATCGGTGCGAAGTACGAAATCTACAAACTGATTAATCAGCTTGTACAGCAAGGGATTGCCGTCATTGTCATCTCCTCTGAATTACCCGAAGTGCTCGGCCTGAGCGACCGTGTGCTGGTCATGCACGAGGGCAAACTGAAAGCCAATCTGATTAACCAGAACCTGACGCAGGAGCAGGTGATGGAAGCCGCTTTAAGGAGCGAACGTCATGTCGAAAAGCAATCCGTCTGA
- the xylH gene encoding xylose ABC transporter permease XylH, which produces MSKSNPSDIKVAVQTPGAFAGLKALNLQVFVMIAAIIAIMLFFTWMTDGSYLSARNVSNLLRQTAITGILAVGMVFVIISAEIDLSVGSMMGLLGGVAAIFDVWLGWPLPLTVAVTLVLGLVLGAWNGWWVAYRKVPSFIVTLAGMLAFRGVLIGITNGTTVSPTSAAMSQIGQSYLSDSVGFTLGVVGLLAFVAWQWRGRMRRQSLGLASSPSTSVVGRQALTAVIVLGAIWLLNDYRGVPTPVLLLALLLLGGMFMATRTAFGRRIYAIGGNLEAARLSGINVERTKLAVFAINGLMVAIAGLILSSRLGAGSPSAGNIAELDAIAACVIGGTSLAGGVGSVAGAVMGAFIMASLDNGMSMMDVPTFWQYIVKGAILLLAVWMDSATKRRA; this is translated from the coding sequence ATGTCGAAAAGCAATCCGTCTGATATCAAAGTCGCTGTTCAGACGCCCGGCGCATTCGCGGGGTTAAAAGCGCTGAATTTGCAGGTATTCGTGATGATCGCGGCGATTATCGCCATTATGTTGTTCTTTACGTGGATGACCGATGGCTCCTACCTGAGCGCGCGTAACGTCTCTAACCTGCTGCGCCAGACTGCCATCACCGGCATTCTTGCCGTGGGCATGGTCTTCGTCATTATCTCGGCGGAGATCGATCTGTCGGTCGGGTCGATGATGGGCCTGCTCGGCGGCGTCGCGGCCATTTTTGACGTCTGGCTTGGCTGGCCGCTGCCGCTGACCGTGGCGGTGACGCTGGTGTTGGGTCTGGTGCTTGGCGCCTGGAATGGCTGGTGGGTTGCCTACCGGAAAGTCCCGTCGTTCATTGTTACTCTGGCAGGAATGCTGGCCTTCCGCGGCGTTTTGATTGGTATCACCAACGGCACCACCGTCTCCCCCACCAGCGCGGCCATGTCACAGATAGGTCAGAGCTACCTCTCCGATAGTGTGGGCTTTACCCTCGGCGTGGTCGGGCTGCTGGCGTTCGTGGCCTGGCAGTGGCGTGGACGTATGCGCCGTCAGTCGCTGGGTCTGGCCTCCTCCCCATCAACATCCGTGGTGGGACGTCAGGCGCTGACTGCGGTGATCGTGCTCGGCGCGATTTGGCTTCTGAATGACTATCGCGGCGTGCCTACGCCAGTTCTCCTGCTGGCCCTCTTGCTGCTGGGCGGCATGTTTATGGCCACGCGCACCGCGTTTGGCCGCCGTATTTACGCCATCGGCGGCAACCTTGAGGCCGCCCGTCTGTCAGGCATTAACGTAGAGCGCACTAAACTGGCGGTGTTCGCCATTAACGGACTGATGGTGGCTATCGCCGGGTTGATCCTCAGCTCGCGTCTCGGGGCGGGTTCCCCGTCAGCCGGGAACATTGCCGAGCTGGATGCGATCGCCGCCTGCGTCATTGGCGGTACCAGCCTCGCGGGCGGTGTCGGCAGCGTGGCGGGTGCGGTGATGGGGGCATTTATCATGGCTTCGTTGGATAACGGGATGAGTATGATGGACGTCCCGACGTTTTGGCAGTATATCGTCAAGGGGGCCATTCTTTTGCTGGCAGTCTGGATGGACTCTGCCACCAAGCGGCGTGCCTGA